The DNA sequence CTGAGAATGTCAAACTGGGGCGCCAAGTTAAGCCTTGGTGTCCACCTTCAGCTGGTTGGCTTAAGACCAATATAGATGGGGCATTTGACATGACCACCAGGTCTGGGGGTCTGGGTGTGGTAATCAGGGATTCTAATGGCACAGTGGTGGCTGGTGCTTGTGGGACTTGTACTGATGTTGCTTCTCCTGTGGTGGTTGAGGCCTTGGCTTGTCGGTTGGCATGCAAGGTAGTAGTGGATAACGATCTGGGGCCAGTCATGTTTAAGACTGATTGTCTACAAGTTGTGCAAGCTATTTGCGCTGAAGGTGAGGATACCTCCGTTTTTGGCAGAATTATTGATGATATCTCTTCTTTATTATCTTCTCTGGCAGGATCATTCTTTTCTCATGTTTATAGGGAATCGAATAAACTAGCACATAAGGTGGCTAAGTATGCCTTGTTGTCTAGTGCACAAGTTTCATGGAGTGGGCATGTCCCTCCAGGACTTGATGGACTTTTTTCTACTCTTTGTACACGTTAATTCATCAATAAAGTTTGTCGTCCtttgcttcaaaaaaaaaaaaaaacttacaatACCCAAATGCTCCTGCTCGATCAATATGTATCATGCAACCCCCGTTAAAATGTCTAGTGATTTATTCCTTTCGTATATAAGTGAGAGGTAATCAAAATGTTACTCGATAAAAAGCTTATTAGTTtgaatgagaaaattataaaattcgtaggaatttataaatgatagaATCTTTAACTcaatcaatctaaaattccatcaattgcaatttctattgtttagTTGTATCTATTTAAGATTTGAAATgtataataaattaagaaagtttaaaaaaaataaaaaaataaaatagaaaaaagtcttgttttggaaataaaaattgaatactgcaaatgAATTCTTAAATGACACAtattttggtataaattaaagtggagaatttaaataatgaattcatttgtttttttttcacagaaaaatttaaaatttccaatctaaTAATGCTAAATGAGGGAATTGGCTCTTAgcaattatgaaatcctcattttcaattaaattccatcaatttttttttctcattcaaACACACTCTAAAAGAGATGGgcaagaaaaagaaagttaGCTTTGCTTGCAGCCTCTCAGGACGTGTATATTCacaaaatttataaataaataaaaaaataaaaaaaaatcatatctcCACACGGATTGTGGCATATGTCAATGTACTAATTAATATATTTCGTACAATCTGAAATGAATGGAACAAATAGACTAGTGTAATTTCCCTAAAGTTTAGGAAATGAGGGTCTCAAAtacctatatatataacaagaaCCAAGATACAATAATAGAGACTACAAGAATCAAATGTGGAAGGTATAGCAGAAATATTTGAACGACGGAATAATATTCTGGAAACTGCAGGGCAGAAAACATTTTCTTACTATATACAATGGCATCATGATCAAGTTCTTGACCAAACAGTACACTCCAACTATTGTAAATTAATATATTACAAACTCACGTGACAACAAGAAACTTGAATTCTGATTATTCCCTGTACCCCAAGACATGCACATTCAATCGAGATTAAGTCGATTAACAGTCCGGAAAGTGTCGGTGGGAACCGTCGGATCAACTTCgattctaaaaagtaaaagtGATGATGATCGAGCTCTGGAGAATATAAGGAAACGAGTCTAAACCTGTAAATGAGAATCCAAAACCTACTATTACTAAAGCTTTCAAGCGGATTAGCTGAAAAGAGGTGGGATTAATTGAGTAAAGCCAAAACTTCCTGGCAAAGTATATATCATCATATCACTAGAAACTGAAGATTCAAAATCAAATATATTCTGGTAATTTCATTACACTCCAACTATATTTCATTATAAAAGTTGAAATGCAATAGAAGCCATAGCAGATCGAATGATGCAAGTTACGAAACTTAATAAGAAAGAAACTGCAGCAAAAACAACAGCAACTTCATATCATTACAAGAAAGTGAAAATTCATAATCCCATTTAATTAAGGACATGAACTGCAGATCGAATGACGAAACTTAATAAGAAAGAAACTGCAGCAAAAACAACAGCAACTTCATATCATTACAAGAAAGTGAAAAATCATAATCCCATTTAAGGACATGAACTAAATATATAAAGTTCAGATCCATGTATTCTATATACTTCCCACGAACCCTTTAAACATGACATCTTATTCCTTCTTCACCTCCTTTAAATTCATAAAAGTTAGAAGAATACTTACTGACAAACGAAAAGGGTTTTCGGAATTCACCAAATAGAAGAAGGTAATAGTAATTCAGAAAACTAAAACTAGAATTGCCTGGCTCCATTCTGTCTGCCTCTACAGTTTCTGTTAACGAATGGTGTTCGATCTTCTTGGTAGTACTAACACCACCAGAGATGATCAGTTACATTAATCGATGAGGATCTACTCTTCATTTTCGGGTCATTGCACGACGACAGTGACCCGCTCTCTAATGTCCAAAGGAATGAATGTCTTCTAATATTGAAGTAGGGTAAGCCATAATTGGCAAGGGCAGATTGGCCAATTCGCTTGACGCAAGAAATGGGTGGTTGAAAAACAAGtagtgcttcttcttcttcttctcccgaGCCATTACTGCTTGATATGACTTTGTTATCAACAACTGGAACCCACCacttttgttcttcttcctcttcctttctgTGTTTgagaaagatagagagagaaaactgaGAGAAGTGTGAGAGAGGGAGATAGGGTTTTATAGAATAGATAGGGGCCCAAGATGAATATgatggaagatgaagaagcaTTTGGATTTTGGTTTTGTCTTGGCCATGCGGCTATGTTTGGCAAAGCATTTGTATTTATGGACCTTGTGTCATTGTGCGGCCGGTGAAACACCCTTTTCAACTTACCCTCTGGTCCGTTTTCAGCTGGTAAGACAgaaatatatgcatttgctccattcacttatttatttattcctTTGAATCCTTGGTCACACAAAGCTGCCCCAAGGAGTCATGCTTTCTCCACGCAATTACTTCAACTTAATTACGTTGATCTGGTAAGAACTACCCAAGAGATTTTGGAGgaggtagattttttttttttggcaaggagGAAGTAGATTATATTGTTGGGAATTTTCCCTTAAAGGAAATGTATGATCATGAGTACTTGATCGCTAATTGTGTTTTAGTATCAAATGATAGAGATTTTTAGTGTAAGAAGTCTCTAACGCACAATGACGGGGCAAAAATAGGACAATTCTTATATTCATCCCTAAGGTGAAAGAGCATATTCACCATTTATTGTGATTAATACAttttaactttataattttttaatccaaccattcatgttgcaTAACATCATACAAatattagctctgtaaaaaaaatcaattaaattgaagaccttttaattattcatttctaCATGgacagttcatcataatagtagtaaatattgttagaaccatccatttgtttgatttaattagataattaaatgatttctaATTTGACTGATTTCTTATAGAGATTATCTTTAAAGGCTAATCTAAGATATGGACCGTTAGATAATAAagttattaagtaaaagtatgttaatcgacaatagagatgaatatatattttcaaaaagaaaaaatagagatGAATATACtcgttcaccctaggggtgaacctaagaattggtGTTGACATTTATTTGGCTCCCTTCAAAAGGGTAGGGTTAAGCTCGGCAGAGGGTTAATAGGGGCCCTTAATATTCATATAAGAAAAGAGTTCGAAACTTTTATGCCAGTATAAGTGTTGCGCGCAAAATAGGTCTTTTGGCTCCATAGAGTAAGTTCCGTGATTTTATGtgtttcaccttttttttttttttttttttgtatttgaaAGAGGGCCAATACGGCTGCCCTAAGCCTTGATCATTAATAAAACTGCAGAAAACATGGAGGAACATGAtacctgaaccccaaattacaataaacatATGGAGAACATCCTAAAATAATACTGAGAGTCTCGACATAAGTTACTAATAAGATCAGCTTTCCCACTTGCCACGACCGACATATAAGTCTGGTGATACatagtttcatcctgccactaggaagTTACGACCATTTAATTGTTTAAGAAAAATCTGTGATTCGTCCATCGTTGTGAATGTTGGATACTTCCTTCGATGATagaataatatgattttttttttgaataaaaaagaataatatgattatacttTATAAAAGACTGAAGAGATGttttatcttttctttcaaATATCAAAATAGTAATTATTATAATTTCAAAAGAGATAAGAAACTAATTTAACCCATATTTATTACAGATTAATGTGTATCTCTAACAGTGGTTATTGTTGTAAATCTTCCAAGTTCTAATGCAAaggtggaaaggaaaaaaaactatGGGATAAAATGATCCAAATATTGATTGGATTTGCTTTGGTATAAAAAATTGGCTCAagaaatgatatatatatatatatatataaatatattatgTCCACCCTATGGACAATAAagggggtggtggtggaggtggtgttgtGCCTTAAACGTCAATGATTCTCTACCAACATTTTTCAAAGACATCCATCAAAGCTTTCTCCACAATATAAGACACCAAAAGCGACGTGCTGTTATCTAGAACCTCATTATTTTAGTGCCTTTTCATTTCAGTGCTCTTCTCTACTAGCAATAGTGCAATACAAAACCAAGAAGGCCGACAAAACAGTTCACATCCTTGAGAGCATTCTCCCTTTAGTGTTGAGGCCAGTAAATTAAATTTACTTGCAATTTGAGTGTTGAAAAGGTCAATCAAGATCGGTTTTATCCTCCTTCTCAATCAGGATGAAGAATCTAAGGTCCGACAAAAATAAACACGATCAatgaaatatatttttatgtaagGTATTTCTCGTATTTGGATTCTTGTGAGAGAGAATATTCAATTTAAAACTTTGAATGCATAGATAAAACTTCTTAACCATTAAAGCTTTGAGCTCCAACAACTGTATATGATGAAGGGAGTTCATGTCCGAACACTACGTAGATGACTCGGATCCCAACTTGTACAACAAGCGATACTTCAATGCCTTCTTGACCTAAATATTAACGCATGTCATTTTGCCTGTTCTTATTCAATATAGGGAGAGGCTCTAATGAAGACTAGttgaggactttctaatcaacggtttgAGAGATCCATTTCTCAATTCATTTCGGCAAATCAACCATTAGATTTTTTGGTATGCATGAGCAGatcatttctgaaaattttctttcaaatttttaATCGTTAAGATACCAAACTGGACCAAATCAATGTATGAGCCATTGTTAAACCAGAACTGTTCATGTTTATAAATGATAAATTActattatgaatgtcttaacgattttcaattttgttgaaaatttgcataaatgatctactcaTGAATATCAAAACATCTAATGGTTGATTTgtcgaaatgtgatcgaaaagtgaatcCCGCAACCGTTAATTAAAAAGTCATCAACCAGTCCTCATAAATAACCTCACACATTCAACATAAGCACATCAAAATGCAGTGGTCACAAACCCATTAGTTTTGGCCCAGTTATGTGCTGTTCCATCAATCGAAACCAATAATCCTACATGATGTTTGAAGTGTAAACAGAATATTCCTTTGAAGAAAACCTCAGAGCTTCTGAGCTTGGGCAGCCCTTCCATTAGGTCTAAAGGagtttttgtattttattttgagtATTTTACAAAGGATGCTATCCTATTAAGTTGGGCTCAAATGATctcttatatgcatgcaagaTCAATCCATTTTGTCAATGGGCCTTACTCCAAATGCTTTGGAAATTTGCTTCCAGTCCTAATCTTGATTATAGACCTATGCTGGTCCTGACAGCCCAACAATGAATATGAAAATAACATTGATGTCACTGATGTGTATAAATCATGAAAATCTCAACATTTTCAAATGGAGTATCAAATTGTGATGAAATTAACGCGGATAATAATGAAGCTTCAATTATCTTGACTGAGATTAACAAGTAAAATGATCAAGATTGCAACTAATATAGAGCTAGATTTTGAACTTACgttaatttttttctcaaactATTATTTGATACTAAAACTGCAGCCAAAAAATCAGAACCAAGGTTCTAACTATTGTTACTTGGATCTGAAAGCCTTTCTAACTATTGTTACTCTTTGTGGGCTTTTTCGAGTCTTGTAATGCCAAACTTGGTAACTAATGCACATTGCTTGTTTAAATTGATCAAAAAAAGGGGTTCTAACGCGGATTAGTGAACTAAATTCGACCCTAATTTCCCCATAAAAATCAGCTAACAACAATTAGTGATCAGAAGTATGGTTCTTTCCTAATTAGGATAGGGACCCGTAAAAGTTCCAAAATAGAAAGGTTTGGGCGTCGGGATAAGAGGATAGCTCTCAGTTCCATTTTCACGCTTCCCAATTCTCACGTCATCATTGacgtctctcttcttctccatcccTCTCTTCATATATAAATCGCCGATCAGATCAAACTTCccgtcaaaaaataaaataaaaaatgatgcaGTCGAGCTCAGACGCGAGTCAACGGATTGCTAGAATCTCCGGCCATCTCGACCCTCAGAATCTCCAGATGGAGGACGCCGGGACTCTCCGGCGACTGGACTGCCGCGCCAAGGGCGGCGCGTCGGGTTTCAAAGTCGCGATTTTGGGAGCGGCCGGCGGTATAGGTcaacctctggccatgttgatgaagatgaACCCTCTCGTCTCCGTCCTCCATCTATACGACGTCGTTAACACCCCCGGCGTCACCTCTGACATCAGCCACATGGACACCGGCGCCGTGGTAAACTAAAACCCCCAAGTTCCGAATTCCAATTCCGGTTTCTGAAGTTGAAAATTTTAAGTTCAAAATTGATTGAATTTTACAGGTGCGTGGGTTTTTAGGGCAGCAGCAGCTGGAGGAAGCTTTGATCGGAATGGAGCTGGTGATAATTCCAGCCGGCGTGCCTAGGAAACCGGGAATGACTAGAGATGATTTGTTTAACATCAATGCCGGAATTGTGAGGACGCTTTGTGAAGGAATTGCCAAGTGTTGTCCCAATGCTATAGTTAACTTGATTAGCAATCCTGTGAACTCTACGGTTCCTATTGCTGCTGAGGTTTTCAAAAGGGCTGGGACTTTCGACCCGAAGCGGCTTTTGGGAGTTACCATGCTTGATGTTGTTAGAGCCAATACTTTTGTGGTATGCATTTCAGTTCCTAATTCGATTATGCAAGTGATCAATTTGGTTATAAGTTGTGAAGAGAATCCTAATTTAACTGCAGGCAGAggttctgggtcttgatcctagGGAAGTTGATGTCCCTGTTGTTGGTGGTCATGCTGGAGTTACTATTTTGCCTCTTCTGTCTCAGGTTCAGAACAACTTGTTTTCGAAATTTTGATCATGCGTATGTAGTATAGAGTCGGAGTTAACTAATTCGAATTTATTGTTTTTACTGTATGCAGGTTAAGCCTCCATGCTCTTTCACCCCAAAGGAAGTTGATTATCTAACTGATCGCATTCAGAATGGTGGAACTGAGGTTGTTGAGGTGAGTAAGCAGTGCCTCTCTTGTTAAGCAGTTTGTACAATTTTGCAAACAATATCATGAGTTCATGACTATATAGTTTACTCAAGGTTAAGAGACTAGCTTTGGCTTATTCTTTCTGATACTGACAGTCTTAGAGAGAAGTTTGAAAGAAAAGATGTCGCAGTAGTTTTATAGCTTTCATCTTGCGGTAGACTGTAGGTTGGTTGAGAGAATTACTAGTTCTGTATGGTATGTTGAAGTATAGTGAGAAAGTACTGTGAATTAAGTGTCTGAGAAGTGAAATGCTCTTCAGCTATCTGAGTATTAGGCCTTAAATTGCTATTATGAAAATAGTTGCAAATCAGGGTATGCAAGAGTCTTTTTTGATCACTAGACACGCTATGCACTTTCTGGCGAATAAAAGAGACATTACACTAATTAATGGGGTAGGATAAGGTACTTAGATTATACAGTCTAGTTCTTGCAAAGAGTTAtttatcaagaagaaaagaaacacTGCTTTTGTAAAAGGATGCAAGTGGTATTTGTAGCTTTGGCTATTCTGTCACCGTTTGTGGGCATTGTATGAAGTGAGAAACCAGATGTTATCCGAGGAGTTAGGTAGTTTTAGCACCCTTTATGTTTCCTAGAAGCTTATAACTGTGCTAAAATAGTGGGAATTTCTTTAACACTGTTCAAGATATTTTGAATATTAAGATAAATTAATTATAACTAATGCTATAGTTTCGTCGTAAGAAGAGTAAAGTTTTTCGCATTGTGATACAAGAATTTAGAAGTtattttgataaataatgttttgtttcaaaaCGCTTTGTTATCTGATGCTGCCATAATGTGATTGACACTCAAGAATGACATTGACTAGGAAATCTTTACATTTTTGCACAGGCAAAAGCTGGAGCTGGTTCTGCAACTTTATCAATGGTTAGTAGTTAGTACATAGTTCTTAGTTTTTCTCAAGTTACCTCGTTTGGTTCTTTATTCATAAATCCATTATTTAAAGATGGTTGGATCCTCTAAATCCttgcaataaataaaaaatgcagGCATACGCTGCTGTTAAATTTGCAGATGCATGCCTTCGTGGCTTAAGAGGGGACGCCGGTGTTGTTGAATGTGCATTTGTGGCTTCTCAGGCATGTTACTAGGATCTTAACAACCTTTaaaattttgaattgttctcaATTGTCCTGGACCTAACAACTCATGGCTTGCTTATTCATAGGTGACTGAACTTCCCTTCTTTGCATCGAAGGTACGGCTTGGCCGTACTGGAGTTGAGGAAATACACCCTCTTGGCCCCCTGAATGAGTATGAGAGGTCTGTAACTTTTATCTGTTGAAAACCCTTGCATCTGGCTTGTCTTCTTTCTATACAACAAATTTTACATTTTTCTGGGTATATGAAACAGGTCTGGTTTGGAGAAGGCAAAGAAAGAATTAGCAACAAGCATTCAGAAGGGGGTTTCTTTCATCAGAAAGTGAACAGGCACTGCTGATGCTTATTCGATTTAGATGGATCCACATACACTTTTCTCAAGAACACGATGACTCGTAATAAATGGGGGGGGGTGGTAAACTGCT is a window from the Rosa chinensis cultivar Old Blush chromosome 2, RchiOBHm-V2, whole genome shotgun sequence genome containing:
- the LOC121051882 gene encoding uncharacterized protein LOC121051882 encodes the protein MVIPSSWKHLWDASVPGKVKVHVWKVCASILPTAGQLRERRVLVGEGCPFCNREEETISHISRECSFVRDVVGLAPDLGSVFGLPPCSLLEWLALCYTIVSPSSFSLLMMLLWGVWKERNQHLWYGQFRSAHQVYFQVVTLFHSFKAARIPENVKLGRQVKPWCPPSAGWLKTNIDGAFDMTTRSGGLGVVIRDSNGTVVAGACGTCTDVASPVVVEALACRLACKVVVDNDLGPVMFKTDCLQVVQAICAEGEDTSVFGRIIDDISSLLSSLAGSFFSHVYRESNKLAHKVAKYALLSSAQVSWSGHVPPGLDGLFSTLCTR
- the LOC112188803 gene encoding malate dehydrogenase, glyoxysomal isoform X1; translation: MMQSSSDASQRIARISGHLDPQNLQMEDAGTLRRLDCRAKGGASGFKVAILGAAGGIGQPLAMLMKMNPLVSVLHLYDVVNTPGVTSDISHMDTGAVVRGFLGQQQLEEALIGMELVIIPAGVPRKPGMTRDDLFNINAGIVRTLCEGIAKCCPNAIVNLISNPVNSTVPIAAEVFKRAGTFDPKRLLGVTMLDVVRANTFVAEVLGLDPREVDVPVVGGHAGVTILPLLSQVKPPCSFTPKEVDYLTDRIQNGGTEVVEAKAGAGSATLSMAYAAVKFADACLRGLRGDAGVVECAFVASQVTELPFFASKVRLGRTGVEEIHPLGPLNEYERSGLEKAKKELATSIQKGVSFIRK
- the LOC112188803 gene encoding malate dehydrogenase, glyoxysomal isoform X2, with translation MMQSSSDASQRIARISGHLDPQNLQMEDAGTLRRLDCRAKGGASGFKVAILGAAGGIGQPLAMLMKMNPLVSVLHLYDVVNTPGVTSDISHMDTGAVVRGFLGQQQLEEALIGMELVIIPAGVPRKPGMTRDDLFNINAGIVRTLCEGIAKCCPNAIVNLISNPVNSTVPIAAEVFKRAGTFDPKRLLGVTMLDVVRANTFVAEVLGLDPREVDVPVVGGHAGVTILPLLSQVKPPCSFTPKEVDYLTDRIQNGGTEVVEEIFTFLHRQKLELVLQLYQWHTLLLNLQMHAFVA